The genomic region GCAAGAGAGATTTATTCGATTTCTGCTTTGCTTTCACATTTTGCAATTTCAGTAATTTCTGTCTCATATGTTCTAGCCTACCTTTGGCTTTGCATAGTCTCTCCATTTCCAGCTCTGCAGCTCGACATCCATCTCCACCGCCTCCAGCGATAAGGTTCGCCCGCTTCTCCTTTGTTCTTGTGTTCATAAGCTTCTTCAAGCTCACATCATCACTCGACTCTTTTCCATCCTGTATGAAAGCAAACCAACACATGAGTCAACTTTGTTGTCAATTAATATTTTCAGCAGAGGTAATTAGTAGTAATTATAGGATATGAAAACTGTAAACGTCTCTAACCTGCCACtttaaattcaatgaaaaataaGCAGAGACAGGTATATAATCTTTAATCCAATACAGTGAAAACAAAGGCAAGTCATAACTGTGAGAAGGTTAAAAGAAGATATAACCATGTGAACTACTTGAGGAGGCAAAGACGAGGTCCCGAAGAATTATCTGATATCCAGAATTCTTCTTCCCACAAAACCAGAGTTTTGAGAGATAATTGGATGAGAAGGTTGCTTGCATGTATGCAAAAGGGTATATGATTTGAGGATTGTGAAATTGGAAAGTCAGGTAAGTGCAGTTGGTTTCTATTATGGTTTTTGGATAGAAAACACGAGATGGCAAATTTCCGGAAACTCACAAACCTTATTCTGAAGGACAAGGACTACATAACTTCAGGTATATCCAATACATTAAGAAACCAAGCAAAGATCATGACGCAAATTAACTACTTAACTATTTTACTGATAAAATCATGGCTGCAATGACAGccaaaacataataacccttAAAATAACCGAAACACTAATGGCCCTGGGATTTGTGAATAAAAAAGGCGCAGAAATATTCAGAAATTTATTTATCTATTATGACAGGCCAAGACCTTGTTGCTCTTTGAAGGTGACCCACACGAAGGGGCTTTCTGTTGACTTTTCCTCAAAGGGCTACTTAGTGATTTTAGATGCTTTCTCCGGAAAGCTGCATTAACATTCTTTGGGGAATGGACCACAGTTTCAGCTAAGGTATCGTCATCTGAATCTGAAGCCATGAGATCCGCAGCTTTTCCAGTATCATTTTCATATCCTGGTTCCTTGGAGATTCCAGGAGTAAAAGTCTGATGGTCTTTACCACTCACTTCCTGTTGCACAAAAGATCCATCAACATAATTTATTGAGAGACATAAAATCTCAGGAGTTGAGATTTAAGATCCTAACGCTCCATGACTAATTCGGACCAATATACTCTTTGTTGAAAAGATTTCCAACTCCACATCAAACATTTGATTTAGTAGTGAATTAACAAAGAGGCTAAAACagatgaaaagaagaaataaacaaTGGTAGAATTGAAGAAGTTAGGCGTATAAGAAAATACATGGACTAATAGCTCACCTTTCTGGTTTTCAGAGCTAAGTAACGTGCGTTCTTGAACCATTTACTAACCTGAAAATTGCAACGTTAAAGTTATTAAAACGATGGATAAGGTAATACGCTTGTAGCCATCTAATATCCGCAAATACTACAAAACCATGCCTACGCATTTTAACATTCCTTGACTCTCACACCAAAATCCCAATAACGTAGAGTCCAGAAAGACAATGTTTTTGACTGGACGAAAAACATATCAATAACttccaaaatatattttccgtTATCCAATTTGGCAAGAAAATAAACTCATACTGAGCAACAAACTAGTTGATGGTTCAAGAAGGCCCAAACAATCTATAGTTAATCAATCACCATTACCTTCTCGGGATTAAGGCCCAACTCTTTTGAAAGATTGTCCTTGACAGCTCTAGAAGGAAGTTCATTCTCAGAAAACACTTGGCGGAGCTTCTGGAAAAAGAAATTACAGCAGAAGGTTTTAGTCTAGGAAATACAGATACGACCATCAAATTTAAAATAGCTCTGGCGGAAGCATTATGAGTGCAAGTGAAGAGAGACAGATGTAaccacacagagagagagagagagagggcaagTTCTAATACCTCTACTGCCTTTCGAGGAATTCGGAAGCAGGATCTTCTAACTTGCGTATCAGAAGAACATATATTTTTCACTTCTGTATGGTCAATATCTGGATTTCTTTCGCTTTCATAGAGAGTCATAAGGGTGCTGGCTGCATCAGATTCTTTTTCTCTTCGCTTTCGTTTAACAGGACCCCAGTCTTCATCATCACTGATTTGTTCGAGCAAAGGACCATCTTTTCCAAACATTTCCTTGTAGGAAAAAACAAATATGCACAACACAGTGAATATCGGATCATCACCTCAAAGAACCCCATTATTATCCACAAGATATTAATTTTACAATAAAACCCGTaggaattaatatatatatatatatatatatatatatatatatatatattgatttaaGTACGATACGAGCATTTCATAAGTTGATTATATCTAGCCACATTTTATTGCCAAAACATCCACAATCAAACATATAAAGACTGGCAACAAGCAATTTCCATGTAATATCATTAtctcaaaattaataaatatccTTGTGCCAGACCCAAAAGTGGAATAAAAGTAAAGATTTAAAGGAATTAAGGAATTAAAGGTCATACTACTATTCAAAATTTACCAaaaacaagttaaaaaaaaaaaaaaaaaaaaaaaaaaaggaaaaatttggGCTGGTATACTCACATCATATAACTTCTTATAATCAACACTTCTTCTCTGTCTGCGGCCAgaaacaacttccccatcagtAGATTCATCAGAACCTACACTGACATCAGTTGACAATTCCTCTTCTGATACATTGTCATTGCTGCCTCCCCTGCTGATGCTGCAGCTGTTCACATTCCTCTCTGGTTTATAATCATCATCTTCAGAATCATCCGAAGGCCATTCTTCATCTGGATTTAATAAGGAATTCTCACCATCTGGGAAAGTGGCTTCTTCCTTGAAGACATCCTGTATTACATAGAGAGCCATTAGTTACAAGAATTATTAAAGCAGCAAAACCAAAAGTAATTGGGGGtgaaaatttgacatttctCAATGAGTTAGGCAGTTTCTAACCTGCCAACCACTGTTCATCGGAAAGCAAGTCCCAAGGTGAGCATTGACTAATTCTAGTATTTCCATTTTACAATcgcaaaatttgcaaaaccaaccCTGCTCTCCTCGAGGAACTGTAGATTAACAATTGAACTTAGAGGTAGCTTTTCCGAAGAAAATATGGTTGGTAAGTCACCAAAGGGTCCAAAGAAAATTCCAAAGAGGTGAGAAACTTACTATTTTCAGTATCCAAGGGAGGATCAAGACATTTTTGGTGGAATGCACAATTGCATGTCCCATCACACAGTATAATATCATTATCAGGGAAAGCTTCGTTCAACTTGCACTTCGCACAGAATATCTAatagtaacaaaaaaaatggaacaTCAATAAGCATACAGCCAAGATAAAGAGGTATTAGTGGGCCTACGCTTGGGAGCTGTCAAGAGAATCCAGACCTTAGCCAAGATCACAACTGGGGATTCCAAACAGCCCCTTTCGGCATACAAAAAAATAGTAATCTCATGTACTTACATGTTCATGAGAAACAGATCCATCTGGAGCAATAAAAGAATCTGCGATGCTTCCTACTGAGCTCAGAGAATCCAGTTGTTGAATGGCATCGCGGATTCCAAGCTTGCAATTTAAAATCTGCTTATTGGCTCTCTGCAGTTCCAATTCTGGCCTAATCTTTTCTCGACTGTGATATAagtaagaaattaaaataattaaaccgCAGAGCCATTTGCTATAGAAAGGAGGTCAAGAAAACAATGCACATTCTAAGCTTAATTGATAATCATCACTTGatattaataaaaacaattgaaattttattcaaatCAGACACTGCAATGTTTTCAGTTAATTTGAGTACATCAAATCTACCAATTGAGCTTCCTGCTATTAAAACGATTGAAAACGTAAATTCAATGAATAATATCAAAACATTAGCTTCTACGACCATCCAGTCTCCTCTCCTCTTTATTAAGATTCTATTTTAACATAAATACCATTGCTTTCAAACCAAGTCTACGAAATTTCATTACTCTTTACCTATGTCTAGCTTACATACTAAATCATTAAACAGAAATGTGTGATATATAAAGCAGAAATTGGGAACTGAATAGATTTTAAGATAATCTTACATACCTCTGACCCTTCCAACCTTCACCGGCATAAGCATCAATAAGGTTCTGCTCCAGCTTTATTTTAATCAACAGGTACCTTGTCCTCCTCTGCAGGCGAGAAGTTTCATCCAACTCCACCTTATCCTTTTTCGgtttcttctttctcctccttTTCTCCCCCTTCTCATCAGAGCCATTGTCTGATAACTTGTGGTCCTGAAGTTTCACTGAAGACGGCTTTTTGGAAGAATCTGTATCATGCACTTTATGAAATTCTTTTCTACTCATCAATTTTTTGTTAGTATCATTATTCCTTGACGTTGACGCTTTGCTTGAAGAGTCGGCACCTCTCTTCTTTGACAAGGCTGATGCGATAATAGTCTTGGACGACTTTGGTTTTAGTTTCTTAACACGGGGAACCTTTCCGCCTTTTTTAAAACTTGGTGATGAAATCAGCTTCGCCACGGAACTGGAATAACCAGATTTCCCGGACTCTTTGAGGTTTGATTTCTTTCCAGAACCACGCATATTTTTAACCAATGTATCCATACTGAAAATCCAAACACAAATCAGAATAGCATTGACAAAGCAAGTTTTCTAGCACCCTGGATTTTAAACATATTCGACAAAGTTAATGATCAAAATTGTGGAAAGAAATTCCGAATTTGCGACAGCGAAGTGAACAGAGTGCCTCTTTACAAagtagattaattaattaattcctgAACAAAGAGAACAACATtttcaagaaagaaagaaaaatatagcaAATTAATCAATGAAACAAGGTGGAGTCAAATGCAATCATCTTTTCTGAAGTGGTATATCATGAATTAATCAGAAACAAGAACTGTGATCTTCTGCCTGCCGATTGGAGGATTTGATTTGGTTGAAGAAAACTCAGA from Pyrus communis chromosome 4, drPyrComm1.1, whole genome shotgun sequence harbors:
- the LOC137732075 gene encoding pathogenesis-related homeodomain protein-like is translated as MDTLVKNMRGSGKKSNLKESGKSGYSSSVAKLISSPSFKKGGKVPRVKKLKPKSSKTIIASALSKKRGADSSSKASTSRNNDTNKKLMSRKEFHKVHDTDSSKKPSSVKLQDHKLSDNGSDEKGEKRRRKKKPKKDKVELDETSRLQRRTRYLLIKIKLEQNLIDAYAGEGWKGQSREKIRPELELQRANKQILNCKLGIRDAIQQLDSLSSVGSIADSFIAPDGSVSHEHIFCAKCKLNEAFPDNDIILCDGTCNCAFHQKCLDPPLDTENIPRGEQGWFCKFCDCKMEILELVNAHLGTCFPMNSGWQDVFKEEATFPDGENSLLNPDEEWPSDDSEDDDYKPERNVNSCSISRGGSNDNVSEEELSTDVSVGSDESTDGEVVSGRRQRRSVDYKKLYDEMFGKDGPLLEQISDDEDWGPVKRKRREKESDAASTLMTLYESERNPDIDHTEVKNICSSDTQVRRSCFRIPRKAVEKLRQVFSENELPSRAVKDNLSKELGLNPEKVSKWFKNARYLALKTRKEVSGKDHQTFTPGISKEPGYENDTGKAADLMASDSDDDTLAETVVHSPKNVNAAFRRKHLKSLSSPLRKSQQKAPSCGSPSKSNKDGKESSDDVSLKKLMNTRTKEKRANLIAGGGGDGCRAAELEMERLCKAKGRLEHMRQKLLKLQNVKAKQKSNKSLLHEHTVIYVPVAQLQEKV